ACCATGTGAGAATACCGGTTCAGGCAGGTACACGCCGACATTTGCTATTGTCTGACCTTGTGATTTGTTTATTGTCATTGCAAAGCTGAGCCTGATTGGAAATTGTTTCCTCTTGAAACTAAATGGGAACATGTCATCGTCAGAGGGGCATAATGGTATGCGAGGCAAGAAAACTCGCATTCCAGAGTGCTGCCCTACCACAATCTCTGCATCAATTGCATTTTTCTGAAACCCACGTACGACCAACCTTGTGCCATTGCATAGTCCATTAGCGGGGTCAATATTCCTAAGTAGTATGATTGGACAATTTATTTTGAGCTTTAGCATATGTGGAGGCAATCCATTTGGGGTGAGTGTGTTTAGGAATTTTGGTGGATAGTAGTTATGTGGGTCGTCTTCTACAGAATCGAAGCTATGGTACACCATCTCCTCCCCTTGGAAGCGATCAATCATTTGTAGGTTGATTTTGTCTACACAGTCGTTTCTTGTGGATAAAATTGCCCTTGACGTGATGTATTTTGGATCTTTTAGGGAAGCAGGTCGGTAGATACTGTCAATGAGTCTATCAAGGCCATTATCATCCGCCTTATTTGGCACACATATACTTGTAGGTAGAAGTATTTCACCATCATCATTTGTCTCCTCGGTTCCGTTTCCAATGCGTAGTAGGTATTCTGTGAACCATGGGTCGTTTGGAGCCCTCATGTTGCGCACAAGCTTCAATTGACGCATGCAATTCCAGAGCTTGGACCTGCGTAGTGATGCATCTACTATCTGAGCTCTTGTTCCCTTTCGGACAACAGGGAGCACTTGCCTAAAATCTCCACCAAACACGACCGTTTTTCCACCGAATGGAAGATCTGGTTTGTCCATTATGTCTCGCATGCTTTTGTCTAGTGCCTCCACCGTCTGCCTCTTAGTCATAGATGCTTCATCCCAGATTATGAGTGATGCTGCTTGGAGTAGCTTGGCTGTCCCACTTTGTTTTGTGAACCCACAAATATCTCCATCGTCTATTCTTAATGGAATCTTGAACCTCGAGTGTGCGGTCCTCCCTCCAGGCATTATGGAAGCAGCAACACCTGAAGTGGCCGTTGCCACGGCAATCATGCCTTGTCCGCGTATTGTGGCCAAGAGAGCCCTGTAAAGAAAAGTTTTTCCCGTCCCTCCCGGTCCATCGACAAAGAATATGCCTCCTCTTTGGCAGTCAACTGTGGCTAGGATTTTATCGTAGGCTTTCCTCTGCTCGTTATTTAGTTTCTTATGCAAAGATGCGTCCTCAGGGTCTACCTTGATTGAGGTCTCCTCTATGATCTCCCTAGGTACATCATTTGTTGTGTCATGTTGTTTGTCAATCTTTGGAAGAGGAAACGATTCTATGTCTTTTCCCATTGAGTGCAAGATGTCCCTGATATTTTTCAACACCATCTGTTCAACCGTGTGCTTGCATTTGCAATTTATATTGTAGTCTTTCGACATTGCCTCAAGGTGATTGTTCCAAAGGCTACGGACGTCGTTGGGCATGCAAAACACCAGGATTGTTGTGAATAGCCTTCGTAGCGATGAGGACACTTGGAACAACTCTGCTTCTGTCATGGAGTCATCAAGTGTGTTGTCTGCCTCAATGAGCCCCCTTTTTTCTGCTGCTTCACGGAAGGTTGGCATTACTTGTCCATCAATTGTTCGTAGGCCTTCGTAGCTGGTGGCGCCTGTCACGTGGTTTAGGAGAACCCGAAGATAGTATCGTTCTCCTTCGGCCGGGTGTGCTGAGATGATCCTGCCAACCTGGGACAAAGCGGCTCGTTTCCTTTCTTGCCAAAATTTCCCTTGTCTTTGCCAAGTATAATATTCCGGAAAGTCCCTATATAGTATGCCTCGTGCTTTCACATGTAAGTTGTTTGCTTGAAAGTATGTTGTCAACATTGATTTTTTGGTGCCATCACGGTCgataatattttttattttttccttgccGTGATATGAAACCATGTGCATATTTGGGAGATGTAGCTGCAATTGCAAGACTGCTGGgtgtattttgcttagttcgaagcCATATATTCTCCACAATGCTTCTGGAGGTGTCACCCACCGTGCATCTCTGTATTGTCGAATCTCGTCAATTTCCACTTCATCTACTTTGTCAGTTACAAATGCTCTGTCATGACTCTTGTACATGAACTTGAACAGGTACTTAACGGCTTTAATGCTTGAACATATCTCAACATTTATGTGGCAATTGAGCATCCTTAATAGATAGGGATTGTAAGGAACCACCCACCTATTGTCAAGTTTCCAATTTCGGAAAATTTCGGTACTGTCGTCATTGCGTCTCCTATAGAGCGGGTAGCAGTCCTTGCCTTGAATTGTAGTTTCATTAAATGGCCTTGGATAATTATTCTTGCATGATGGATGGTTTTTTGTGCATGGAAATTTTTTATTCAATGCACCATAAGGACCATGTATCATATGTTTGATTACCATTTTGTATAGCTCTGGGTACTTGTGCTTGTTAGGGAGCTCAGCAGAGATGATTCTATCATACTGTTCCGGACATGTGTACTTGTATTTTTCGGTCATGGTGAGCAAAAAGTGAGCATGGGGTAATCCCCACTTTTGGAACTCTATGACATATGTATATGCCTTAACCTTTCCAAGAATGGTCTTCTCAAATAGTTGCTTCTTCATTTCTTCCAACTTCGCCCTGAAAACACGAACAACAATATCTAGGCGATCTTGTGGTGTTTGTCCAGACTGTAGTTCACGTGTGATCTCTTCCCATTTGGGGTTGCAGGTCATTGAGAGGAATATGTCTGGCTTTCCATATTTTCTAACTAAAGCCATAGCATCTTGATACCGACGAAGTTTATCTCGTGGCCCTCCAATAAATGACGAGGCAAGTACTGTCCGTTTTCCGACTGCATTTCCCTTTTGTTCTCCAGCTTGAATATTGTCTACAAGGTCTTGGTATAGATCTGCCCTTATTTCCTTTTGATGATGCCACATGTAATCCAATCTGGAGTTTTCAATCTTGATGTATGTATCTACAGCAAACTGTTGGAAAAGTCGTCCGCCGTGCAATATTGGGTTGAATATATTTGGTCGTGTATGGAATTTATAGCAGTAGTATTCTCTCATGGTTACCCAGAGGCCATTGACTGGATCTGTGCAAATATTGCAACATAAAAAGTTAGTTGGACACGTAGAAGTATACCATATATGAAAGTTGAATTTTGAAGGGAATAATGAATGGAATTTTTACATGGGTCGTCTTCATTGTAGATATTATTAGCACCAACATCTTCCTCAAGTGTATCCTTCTTTGGGATTTTCCTATGCCAGCCCAGTTCAGCTCTTGGAAAGAATAGAGGATACGACAATGGATCATAGCACCCATAATATGATCTAATGTGCTCGGTTTCGTTGTTGTTCCCATGTAGTACTATTACATTCTTGTCATAAGTATTTCTTTTTTCATTTCCTTCAACCAACACTGAAGCTACCTCTGAAGTGACTGGTGCATTGTATGTTCTCTGGTCCAATCTTTGGTCAAGGTTCAAGATGACTCTGTAGTCCTCAAGGTTTTGGACTTGTCCCAAACTCCTAAACTGATGAGAGTATGGGTTATCGCGTAGAATGTCCGTTATTATTCTGATCACATGCTTGTCTTGCTCGTACATTTCCTCGCGACAATGGCGGTATCGATGCTCTAAGTTTGGATCATCGTCGTAGAAGTATAGCTCCAGATGCTTTGGATATGATCGACTATTACCAAATGAGTGTATATTGTGATAGATCTGACCATGAGCTCGAAAGGTGTAAATACCAGTTGTCCGCATGTCAGTTGTGTCTCTATCAAGGTGGCAGTATAGACTAGTAAATGAGAAGTGTCCATTGAAAAATCTTATGTTGTTTCGAAAATGTCTTGCATTAGAGTCGTTGCTTGTCCAAAGTCTCATGAGTTCAGGTGGTGTATCTGGATTGGCTAGTCTTATCTGTCCTTCATTGCAGCATAACCCCTTCGATTCATACATAAATTTTTTCGCATTACAGAAGCTGCAATTTCGTACCATTTTGAGCATGTGTGTGATCTTTGGTATGTTGCTATAGACGAAATCATACGGATCAGGGTTGTAAAATTCCTGGTCTTCTCCAGTTTTGATTTCCACTTCCCTATCCGATTCTGGTTTGATTTATCGCATCGAAAAATTAGTAAAGGAGTAATAAAATGATACAAATATGGTTAAATTGTATTGAGCATACCTTCACCAGAGAACATGTATTCTTCCTCGTCCGTGTCTTCTTCAAATATGACTTCATCATTACCTGTGTAGTAAACttttattatatatttttcttCGACTTGCATAAGAATATATATGAAATTGGTAACCTTACCATGATCCTCATGGTAGATTGATTGTGTTGGTGCATCTACTTCTTTGATTGTTGCTTCTTGCTCACATATGACTTCATCATTACCTGTGTAGTAAGTTTTGactattatatatataattttagtATTGCATAAACGTATATATGAAATTTATAAGCCTACCGTGATCCTCATTGTAGAATGATTGTATTCGTGCATCCACTTCTTTGATTGTTGGAAACAATGAAGAGGGGATGTCTGGCCACAAAGCCACCTTATTATTATCATCACTGTAGAGTGTTTGTGTTGGTGCATCCACTTGTGTGGTGCATGGAAACATTGAAGAAGGGTTGTCTATCCACAAAAGATGGTTAGTTGTATAGACAAATGTATATTTATTTGGAATGCGGATATTATATAAAATTAAGAGTATTACCGTAAATCACCACTTCTGACTCCTCTAGAGGTCCTATGTCATCTTTGCTGGTTACCGGCATGGATCCATCTTCTTGTGATGTTACAGAAAGCATTTTCATCTGTCTTATCGTGAATTCTTCATTGCGATAGTGTAGCGATGTTTGCCTTTTTCCTGGCGTCACATGCTTTCTGTGTTTTACAAGAAATGGAGAAGTACCAACTTCATGTTCGATTGCGATATATGCAGGGTTCTCCATCGCAATTGAATATTTGGAGCGGTTCAACTCACGATTAGCTCTAATTTGTTCTATTCTAGCTTTCTTCTGTTCAGGCCGCATAGTTGCATATTGTGATCTTTTTTTTGTCTTTTCATCTGGCTTCTTCCTTGAATCTTTATTTGTTTTGCTTTGTTGATAGGCTTCACGGCGTTTTTtcagtttttcttgtttttcttcatcATTCATTCTTGCATACCGCTctctgtttctttttcttctttgttcatTGGCATCCATCGATCCAAATGACTTGTCTGCATAGAGTTGTAAACATTACACCCGGAAGGCTTTTCTTATATACAAATTAACATCTATTCCTCTTCGGATTTTTAATTGTCTGGAAAATTCCAAATTGCTGACAATAAATTTAATTTGTACATGGTGGGATCATATTGTTAATGAAGATGTGAAGGATGTCGTATGGAAAGAGATAAAGGACATACCTTACACAAATCTAACTTGTTAAGCACCTTAATCGAAGCAAAGCTTGCTAGCAGAAAGGCAATGGTACAAATCTGCATGGGAGTTTGTATAATGTAAGTAGTAAACCTCCCCGCCGAAAAAAAGTAGTAAACCTGATTGGCTTTTCTTCACTGTATATACCAATTAACAGCTATTCCTCAtcagatttatttatttttgcagggAATTCCTCATCGGATTTTACTTCTCCGGAAATTCCAAATTGATGATGATAAATTCAATTTGTATATGGCAGGATCCTACGGAGTATATTGTTCGTAAGGATGGGGAAGGGTGTCGTATGAAAAGAGACAACGAACATACCTTACGTAAATCTACTTGTTAAGCACCTTAATCAAATCAAAGCTAGCTATTTGAAAGGCGACGTCCAAAAGCGACTTCTAGCACAAAGCCGACGTACAAAGCTAGCTAAGCCAGAGGAAGCCGTTTGTATTTGTAGTAGCACCACGTGTACGTTTAGCTAATTTAGAATTTGGACTCTTGCTAACTAAAGCCAGGAGAAACCGTGTGTTTGTATTGTAGCAGCACCACTTGTATGTTTAGCTAACTAGAATTTGAACTCGTGTACGTAGGTGACTAAATAATTAGGATTCCGATTCCTATTTTTGTAACAAATGTGTGCACTTTTGTGGTTTCAATGCTGAGATGGATAAGATTTAGAAGGGATAGAGATGTGTAATACTTTTTTATGATTTACTTTTAAGAATGAAAGTTTGAGCATGAACTACCTTTACTAAAGAGGCAAATACATCGATGGTACATCAAATTGCACAGGACGACCACTTTGGTGCCTAAAGTCAAAAAATACACGAAACTCAAACTTGTCTCGCAGCACAAATACGATGCAAAATCCGTTTGTAGATCATCGATTTGCACCGCGAAACAAGTTTGAGCACTAGTTTCATGTATTTTTCAACTTTAGGCACCAAAGTGATCATTCTATGCAACTTGATGTACTACCCGTGTATTTGCCTCTTTACTAAATATGAGCTGTTTCATGAAATTGCTCGCGTGCCATGGTCTGTGTTTGATACATGGACGACAAGTGCGGGTATATGCTCAGAGGAACGCATTCACAGGAGAATTGTCTGGTTTACCTTACACCTAGCTAAGTACAATTATGGCTAATTCACAAAAAAGTACAATTATGAATAATTCACAAAAAAAGTACAAACATAGCACATGAAATCATGCAAACTCCAATTATAGTACTAATTTTTTTCTTAATTAAGCACATCTTGCATGCCCTGCTCAAGTATTTGTCCGATTAATCAGTTAATTTGCCGATTGATCCCTACTCGTAGCGTCACCAAGTAGCCGATAAATCGTCCATTAGTTGATTAAATGACGGATTAACTTCCCAATtaacctattaatcccctactcactagTCAACTGAGcaactaccagttaacgatttccttgaCAATGCTTGCATGCCAAAATAAAATAACGCAAACGAGGACCTTACGCTGATCTACAATATCTACAAATACTTGTTGTGAAAACTCCTCGTCTAAAAACCTTCATAAACTTTAAACAAAACTACTAATTACAACTTAATGACAATACTAACCACATCACATCGTGCATGTGAAAAACAAATACCACATCTGGACAGTGCTAATATTGATCAACAACATTTTGAACTACATCTTCTCGAAATTCCTACTCTAAGTGCAACATATCTCCTCCGGTGACATATCTAAAATTTCAGTAATGCAGCATGGCATAGCTAATTACGAGCTCAATAACCAACTAATTTATATAGTGCATGTACAATAAATTGCATGTATTGGATAGCTCGTACCTTGATGTTCGACTTCTTAGTTTACTTCTCACTGACAAATCCTACTCACGATCAAAGTGGCTATTTTCTTCACTTGCACATATGCTAACGGAGAGGTAACAGAGTTGAGAGAGAGCCAAGCCAACGAGAGAGAGGAAATGAGTGAGTGTGTTGCCGCTAGCTGCGAAGCGAGCCATTTAAAAGCAAACAGAGGGAGGCACGGGCGCTGTCGGCACAACCAGACAACGCTTACCGACCAACAGCCGCAGTGTGCTGCCGCGCCGCGTGCAGCAGGAACAAAGGCTGCTGCCACGTCCCATGGTGGCAGGCTCAAAACATTGTAAAACCTAAATAAACATTGTAAATAATATATAAACATTAAAACGACCACAGTAGCCAAGTTCACTACATTAATATAAACAAAAACTTAAGAAACATTAAGAAAAACTAGATAAGGgtcgtcgccgccgctgccgccatcgTCTTCTATAGCCGCCATCCTACACGCCGTCGTCGTTGTCGCCAGTGAGGTCAACGTATGAAGGTGGCTGCTAGAGGTGGGCTGGCGGCCCTTGCCAGGCTGGAGGCGTCTGCTGTGGCGCCTGCACAACCTCTTCCCGTGGCGAGGAAGGTGACCATGGGTCGGCGTCCACCTCAGGCATGCACGGCATAGTCTCCGTCCATGTCCAGGACTGCCCGACCAAAGCCTCTGCCCCCACATCTTTGATGGCCTCCTCCTTGACATAGGCGTCGAGCTCGAGGAAAGCGACATCGCCGGCTGATGACAGGGCCATCATCTCCTCGAGGCCCTGCCATTGGCACTCGTCGTGGGTTTGGAGGGAGTCCTCCATTACCTGCCTCATGAGGTCCTTCCTCCTTGGACCGTCATTGGCTCGGGTGGTGGCGGGGACGAAGACGGCGACAGCGTAGGAGTCAGGCCGCGAACCAGCCTGCCGCCGACATGGCTGTGGTGGGCTGGGAGCGCGCCCGCTGCGGGCTTGTGGACGGCGGCAAAGAACGACTGCCTACGGATATCGTGCTTGTCGCGGACCCACGTATCCCTGAGCGGTGAGTCGATGGTGTACCTCTAGTCGCCGATGAGGTCTGGCGATAGGCGGGCACAGGGTCAATTGATCTCCTCCCGGCGGACGCGGCCGCTCACCGGGACTAGCGGGATGGGCACCCGATCCGCAGAGAGGTGCCATTTGTTGGGGATGTGCACGTCGCTCCATGGCAACGGCGTGCCCGTCTTCCAGTACCTCTTGCAGATCTCCACCTTGGCGTACGGGTGGTGACGATGTGGGGCGCCGTCTGGCATGATGTGGAATGCGGTcgatggaggcggaggcggagttgTGGAGCGGCGACGGCGGCCGGACGATGACCCGGCCTCATTGTCATGCCTCGTCTTGTGGCCAGGAACCAGCGGCCCACCATTGTCGCCGGCGGGGTGGTGGAGGAGCGACGGGATAGAGTTTGGTTGTCAGGCTCGAGGAGGCACGCGTCGTCAGGAGTGGAAGTGTGGACTCCCACCGGTCCACAATTTCCACATTAAAAATGACGACGACAGCTCTGCCGGGGTGGCTGGCAAGTGGGTTCGTCCAAGCATGCGCCGTAACTGTGGACGGTGAGAGGAAGTGAGTGGCTAGCAGGTGGGTCCATCCAAGCATGAACAGTAAATGTGGACAATGGGAGGAAATGAGCGGCTGGCACGCGGGCTCGAGGCGGACACAGAGCAGACGCGTGAGCGTCCGTTCAACATCCGTGTGGACGCAAACCGGATGCAGGTTTACGCCAAAAATGGGATGGGCCATACTCCAAACAAACAAAAAATGCGGATGCGATGGCGCGTTGGACCGTGCCGTCTATCCGTTTGAGCCGGACAGGATAGGCTCTTGCGTTGAAGTTGCCCTTACCCGTCTCCGCCTTGCTTTAATAGAACGGCTTGCTGCTTCCGACTGTAATTTTGGCGATTGCACTTGTGATCTTTTCTGGTATTACACTCACACAGGTAGTTGATAACAAAATATAAATATAGTGGTAAGTGTTGTTTGGAAATTCCACGTTGCTTTCTGTTCTCCGGATCCTGCTACCACCAGCCCTCCCGGTTTGAGAACATCTTGATCTGAGAACATTTGGGCATGCACCGCCAAGATGTACTGGTagttatcttgatcaaatatgaacTAATTTATGGTTAGATGGTTACAGGGACTGTGATATTCCCAATCCATCAGGGTTTTAGTCCTGGTGTTCGtatttatttttggatttatttcaggattttcgacgATGCGCATTCAATGTGACGAGACGTTCCCATCGCTGACGAGGTGCCtacagtgacttcgtaaatttcaagaagatatgccggctcagtcattCTGAGGTGCTCATAAGGGTAAGGTGTGCATGTGTACGTTCATAGGAGTGAGTGTATGCGTATGTATATAAATGCTTGCGTTTGTATTGTGTTCAAAAAAAGTTATCCTGATCAAAGCATGGACACTCGTAACACAGTGGGCACTGCTGACATTCCTTCTGACCTAAAGGATGCACTTCCCGAAAAAAAAAGATCCTGCCTTTACTTAATAGGTTGCACTCGTAAAAGCCTGCTTTTCTTAAGAGCATGGCTAATAGTATAATCAGCTGATGGCTATATGacattgccatgtcatctatagccaacttTATAGCCTTCAAGTATAATAGTAAGATACGAAGATGTGCTACTTCATTAATACATGGCTCACTTCCCACTTTTAcatagtgcctaggagcacgtgctgcaACTGGCTCTTATTCTATAGTCGGCtcttcttctctctcctcttctcttccctCCATGTCAGAAGAAAAATAATATTTTAATCCTTACAGCATGCTTACGTAAgcttattatacttgctctaagggcatctccaatagtttatatgttagcttgttggtaaaatatgccatgtcatcaaccaacaccttAACATACAACAACTCCAATGGGTTGTATTGAGTTTGCCCAATAGGATGTAAGATAATAAATAAGGTGCTCTCTCATTCCACATTAAAGCTTATGCAAGaggtgttggttcatgtacatacGATCTTCCTCTCTTTCCTTATTTATTGTATGTGAAATCATCAAAAATTCTATGTGGCAAAGTCTACCAACAACTATCTTACAACCATTAGAGATGCCCTAATGGTCGGCTGAGGCGTGTCCAATACAGGACCGATTTTCTAAACCTAGAGTTTTGCACCATACATGCACGACCAAATGCAGCACACTGCCGGTGTAAATGTCCTGTGACTTCGAGATTTGGATCAAAATTATGTGGTTATCTTTTTATCTGGTAGAAGCTAGATCAAGCCAACACACAACAGCAGTCGGCACCTCAATGCTAGATCAAGCCAACAGAAGTGGCAGTTCCAACATCAAAGAATAAGAATCCTCATCAAATCAAGGCATAGCGACAATATCATGGATCAACAAAAGTTGTATCTTTGCCTCTGTGAATTAATGGGCATAGCGACAGCACAGCCCATGGTGGCAGGCTCCACATGGCGCCCTCGGCTTAGACACCTGTACGCGCGCCGAGTACGCGTAAAAAAAACTCTCGGCATAAGGAAACAGTTTGCAACTGTGAATCATCAGTGTAGCACCTTTTTACAAGTACGTTTATAGCATTGGGTTGGTGCCGAGTTTACAGGATTCAAgcaggagatgctccaagaactgaAGATGGATGCTACATAGGTTACTACCAGAGCAGCTACACAAGTACCAAAAATATGAGTATGAAGATGCTACCAGATACTAACAGAGAGTGGTGGACTCTACTCCATAGCATGGTCCCTGTGATGGTATCTGACACAAATAATGGAATACTCAATTAGCAACGGAAATGCGCACAGAGAACAAACTCTGGAGAAATTGTGCAGCTGTGGCCCAAAAACAGTATACAGAGAACAAACTCTGGATTGTTAACCCTTCAGCCAAGACCCGAACAGAGTATTTGACTTTACCTTTGACAACTTGGCAGGTCGAGCCAAGCGCACCCGCATTGGCGAATATTCAAGCCGTAACTTTCATTCCCTTGACTGATAGCGTATCTGCCTTGGGTTTAATTTTGAACTCCTTCGTAACTTTATATTTCTACAACATGATTGGTGCAAAAGTACATAACTAAAGAGTATCACTAAATACTGTAACCGTTCTTCCAGCCCAACGTTTACAACAGGTGCTGACAGTAAAAGATATTCTACTGCATGAAGAACGGGATTACAAAGTTATCCATCTTCTGTTTTCTCTCAAGCTCTTCCTTCTCAGCGATCTGCTTCAGTGTAGTCCACCCTTTTCTTTTCCGCTTCCTTGAACTACCAGCTGGCTGACTAGAATCACCTGGTGCAGATTTGGTATTCGAAGCTGACTTGCTATAACTTCCAGGGGTCTTCCCAGCAACGGAACCACAATTCTGTCCTTTGCTGTTCAGTGTACTTTTAGTCTTCAATGGTTCTTCTGAAGCTATAGGCACAGTCACGTCCACCAGTTTGCTCTTCCGAGGAGTAACAAAGTTTGACCCAACTAGAAATTCTGCTTGGGAAGTGACATCGGGTTCACATGTTGTAGTATTTTTTAAAGCCGCGGGCTCAATTCCATTCATACATTTATCTCCTAACAGACCACAATCCACCATTGAGGAAACTCCCCCTTTCTTCTCCATTTTAGATTCTCCAGGAAGATTAGATTTTGGCACATTACCTTGTTTATCCTTTTCAATAGTGGATGTTTTCAACCTGGATGATTCCAGTTGCGAGGCTGCTGTTACAGAATGCTCAATCCCCTTTTTAGTAGTTATTACTGTTGGCATATTGACTCCTTTCAACATTATGCTGGTGCTAACGGGTTTTCTTGATGACAACAGGCCCTTCACGATACCCTTTCCACTACCCCGTATCAGGTTTTTGTCTCCACAGAAATGGCATGCATAGACAACACTGTTTTGGCCAGGATTTGACTTCTTGCGCCGCTTTCCATTCTTTTTGTTGTTCTTTATGCGGATTGTGCAGTTGAAGCCTGGCTGCAAGATTGATTCACACCTGCAATATTTAAATAGTCTTTCTTCAGAGGTCTGATAAACATACTGCAGATTGGAGATGTTTCTTACAAAGTTGGTGCTAGTGTTGTGAATTGATATATTCTGAAGGACCTTTTTTGCAAACTTGCTAAATGAAAGGACTGTGAATGTGCTGCTATGAGCTAAACACATAATTCCAAATATTCCTCAGACACAAAAGAAAGTTTTTAGCAGTATTACTAAAGACTAAGGCGTATGAAAAATAAAttgatatatacatacatacaaacATAGCAATGTGCCAGATCTCAGATCAAAAGTTAAGCAAGACAAACTTCGTGCTAATTTTCACTAAGCCGGAATACTCATACAACATTATCAGTGCAGTTTTTTTTTATTTCCAGTTcttct
This portion of the Triticum dicoccoides isolate Atlit2015 ecotype Zavitan chromosome 7A, WEW_v2.0, whole genome shotgun sequence genome encodes:
- the LOC119327601 gene encoding uncharacterized protein LOC119327601, which codes for MGKKPGNAGPSSASRPMNQAVSLREETSGKTQADPPSLLRVQHLQRLGAWASGEVGVGSIGALLGHRLATNAETAGIPIGASTFLCQRCESILQPGFNCTIRIKNNKKNGKRRKKSNPGQNSVVYACHFCGDKNLIRGSGKGIVKGLLSSRKPVSTSIMLKGVNMPTVITTKKGIEHSVTAASQLESSRLKTSTIEKDKQGNVPKSNLPGESKMEKKGGVSSMVDCGLLGDKCMNGIEPAALKNTTTCEPDVTSQAEFLVGSNFVTPRKSKLVDVTVPIASEEPLKTKSTLNSKGQNCGSVAGKTPGSYSKSASNTKSAPGDSSQPAGSSRKRKRKGWTTLKQIAEKEELERKQKMDNFVIPFFMQ